In one Lycium barbarum isolate Lr01 chromosome 7, ASM1917538v2, whole genome shotgun sequence genomic region, the following are encoded:
- the LOC132602091 gene encoding receptor kinase-like protein Xa21, with product MTTVLNVLATTQAESFPATTLARISYFEVERATQGFDQCNLLGCGGYGSVYKGIFANGMVREIKVFNLQIEGAFKSFDSECEVLRNLRHRNLTKVITSCTNLDFKALLLEYMPNGSLEQWLHSDGYFLNMIQRLDIMIDVASALEYLHHGYVTVVVHSDLKPSNVLLDERQVGHVSDFGLAKLLREGESVAHTKTLATMGYIAQGNFLFGLSLSNIKCYCTLTSTYVSFDVIYHRFCMKMMVLRTSNITVKLYIYAYDHKEKETCSNIVSVNFLSLVSFLLYLHLFYFYLFKVDSTVFISSKYIPIIFVYLFGTLRN from the coding sequence ATGACAACAGTCTTGAACGTATTAGCAACAACTCAAGCCGAATCCTTTCCTGCAACAACACTAGCCAGGATTTCATACTTTGAAGTTGAAAGGGCAACTCAAGGGTTCGACCAATGCAACTTGCTAGGCTGTGGAggttatggctctgtttacaagGGCATCTTTGCAAATGGGATGGTTAGGGAAATCAAAGTGTTTAATTTACAGATAGAAGGTGCATTCAAGAGTTTTGATTCTGAATGCGAAGTTCTACGCAACCTTCGCCATAGGAATCTTACCAAAGTTATCACCAGTTGTACTAACTTGGATTTTAAAGCTTTACTTCTAGAGTACATGCCCAATGGAAGCCTAGAGCAGTGGTTACATTCTGATGGTTACTTCTTGAATATGATCCAAAGATTAGACATAATGATCGATGTTGCATCTGCTTTGGAATATCTCCATCATGGTTATGTAACAGTTGTTGTACATAGTGACTTGAAGCCTAGCAATGTCTTGCTAGATGAAAGACAGGTTGGACATGTGAGTGACTTTGGCCTGGCGAAGTTATTAAGAGAAGGGGAATCTGTTGCTCATACTAAAACACTTGCAACGATGGGCTACATCGCACAGGGTAACTTTCTTTTTGGTCTCTCATTATCGAATATAAAGTGTTACTGTACATTAACTAGTACTTATGTGAGTTTTGATGTAATATATCACAGATTTTGCATGAAAATGATGGTGCTGAGAACATCAAATATAACTGTCAAACTCTATATTTATGCATACGACcataaagaaaaagaaacttgCAGTAATATCGTTTCAGTTAATTTCCTTTCTCTTGTTTCATTCCTGTTGTAccttcatttattttatttttatctattCAAGGTAGATTCAACTGTTTTTATATCTTCCAAATATATTCCTATTATTTTCGTTTATTTATTTGGCACATTAAGGAACTAA